The proteins below come from a single Mangifera indica cultivar Alphonso chromosome 16, CATAS_Mindica_2.1, whole genome shotgun sequence genomic window:
- the LOC123199806 gene encoding U-box domain-containing protein 5 produces the protein MGTDAAEVVQTLPSPYSFKVHRVMCTELMRLVERTAGVFPQIEAARPRCSSGIQALCMLNNAIEKAKLILQYCSESSKLYLALTGDVIVSRCQRSRNLLEQSLSQIQNMVPVMLAVEISQIIGDLMVATFLLDSSEEEAGKVVRELLQQGASASDSLECSETKALQLAARRLHITTPKAILTEKRSIRKLLDKVRDNESPKKKLLKYLLHLLKKYGNSIMGEQIDNASAQDKGLFSDCSQLVEVEYRTGFKEYEAQTDILSRAILPEEFKCPLSSKLMYDPVIIDSGQTFERMWIQKWLDEGNDTCPKTQMKLVHRSLTPNTAIKELISKWCTKYRITIPDPSMQTESLHSLDTSMSIASFGSSMHDLQLPLDISNISIGSLDASYNSDIPHNKIADGLSLISMETNDDFHGFQASSNINEANLSRLGELKWEDQYKVVEYVKSLLKHNSKACFSLSSMNSVEPLMRFLRYARDIHDIRAQRVGSQLLLAFISKNRSGIPCLDENEFLLLASFLDSEVSEAFAIIEELSGYRYCRTKIVSSGALASILKILDSKNRELKEHAIKILHNLSSDSETYSHIAPSECIPKLVPFLKDTALAGHCITVLKNMCNNEAARACIAETSGSLASLAELLELGSQEEQEHAVTILLSLCSQHVRYCHLVMSEGVIPSLVSISINGNDNGKVTALELLRLLRDIQPSVEQECIESDHENSSGDSDNYTKEKKSSGFFAWKLSVFSKTKFART, from the exons ATGGGGACTGATGCTGCTGAGGTAGTGCAAACTCTGCCATCTCCATATTCCTTCAAG GTGCATCGTGTTATGTGCACAGAACTTATGAGATTGGTAGAGAGAACTGCAGGTGTATTTCCACAAATCGAAGCAGCTCGGCCTCGCTGTTCATCTGGAATTCAAGCACTGTGCATGTTGAATAATGCAATTGAAAAAGCCAAGTTAATTCTTCAGTATTGCAGCGAGTCTAGTAAACTCTATCTG GCACTAACAGGGGATGTCATAGTGTCGAGATGTCAGAGGTCAAGGAATTTGTTGGAACAAAGTTTGAGCCAAATCCAAAACATGGTTCCAGTAATGTTGGCTGTTGAG ATCTCTCAAATTATTGGTGATCTTATGGTTGCAACTTTTCTCCTGGATTCATCTGAAGAAGAGGCTGGGAAGGTTGTGCGAGAATTGCTCCAGCAGGGAGCTTCTGCGTCAGATTCACTGGAGTGCTCAGAAACCAAAGCTTTACAACTTGCAGCTCGAAGACTTCATATTACTACCCCAAAGGCCATCTTAACAGAGAAAAGATCTATAAGGAAGTTGCTGGATAAAGTTCGTGACAATGAATCACCCAAGAAAAAGCTCTTAAAGTACCTTTTGCATTTGTTGAAGAAGTATGGAAATTCAATTATGGGAGAGCAGATAGACAATGCCTCTGCTCAGGATAAGGGATTATTCTCTGATTGCAGTCAGCTTGTTGAAGTGGAATATCGCACAGGATTTAAGGAGTATGAAGCTCAAACTGACATCTTAAGTAGAGCTATACTCCCGGAGGAGTTTAAATGCCCCTTATCTTCGAAGTTAATGTATGACCCTGTTATCATTGACTCTGGGCAAACCTTTGAGAGGATGTGGATACAAAAGTGGTTGGATGAGGGTAATGATACATGTCCAAAAACTCAAATGAAACTGGTCCATCGATCTTTGACTCCAAACACAGCCATAAAGGAACTGATATCAAAGTGGTGTACTAAGTATAGAATCACCATTCCTGACCCAAGCATGCAAACAGAAAGCCTGCACTCACTGGATACTTCTATGTCCATTGCTAGCTTTGGCAGTTCTATGCATGATCTACAGCTTCCATTGGATATTAGCAATATATCAATTGGATCTTTAGATGCTAGTTACAATTCGGATATCCCACACAATAAGATTGCAGATGGGTTAAGTTTGATATCAATGGAGACCAATGATGATTTTCACGGATTTCAAGCTTCCTCAAACATAAATGAGGCAAATTTATCTAGGCTTGGTGAACTTAAGTGGGAAGATCAATATAAGGTGGTTGAATATGTTAAAAGCCTTTTAAAGCACAATAGCAAAGCTTGCTTTTCTCTGTCATCTATGAATTCTGTTGAACCTCTCATGCGATTTCTAAGGTATGCACGAGACATACATGACATTAGGGCCCAGAGGGTTGGATCTCAATTGTTATTGGCATTTATAAGCAAAAACAG AAGTGGAATACCATGCTTggatgaaaatgagtttttacTGCTGGCATCTTTTCTTGATTCAGAAGTGAGTGAGGCTTTTGCAATCATTGAAGAGTTATCCGGGTATCGATATTGTAGAACTAAAATTGTATCATCTGGAGCTCTTGCGTCCATCCTAAAGATCCTTGACTCCAAGAACAGAGAACTCAAGGAGCATGCTATAAAAATTCTGCATAATTTGTCATCAGACAGTGAAACTTATTCCCACATTGCACCTTCAGAGTGCATACCAAAATTGGTTCCCTTTTTAAAGGATACTGCCCTTGCAGGGCACTGTATAACAGTGTTGAAAAACATGTGTAACAATGAAGCGGCTAGAGCTTGTATTGCTGAAACCAGTGGGAGTCTGGCTTCTCTGGCTGAACTACTTGAACTGGGAAGCCAGGAGGAACAGGAACATGCGGTGACCATTCTCCTTTCCTTATGTTCGCAGCATGTTCGTTATTGCCATTTGGTCATGAGTGAAGGTGTTATCCCATCCCTCGTGAGTATATCAATTAATGGGAATGACAATGGAAAGGTGACAGCATTGGAATTGCTTCGTCTCCTGAGAGACATCCAACCCAGCGTTGAGCAAGAATGTATCGAGTCTGATCATGAAAACTCTTCCGGAGATTCAGACAACTACactaaagaaaagaaatcatCCGGGTTTTTTGCATGGAAACTTTCAGTGTTTTCAAAAACCAAGTTCGCTCGCACCTAG